Proteins co-encoded in one Bacillus paramycoides genomic window:
- a CDS encoding class I SAM-dependent methyltransferase: MSKEELVKQQFGNNAEKYVKSKIHAKGPDLQYVVQQVESRHNNRLLDIATGGGHVANALAPLFQEVVVLGLTEKMLENAKKFIISNGHENVSFVAGNAESLPFADRSFDTITCRIAAHHFTDPAQFIYEVNRTLEDNGLFILIDNVSPENNEFDTFYNFIEKKRDPSHERALKKTEWITLLERNSLQMQSCLTFDKKFEFDWWCDMMDVSLQKRMKLTECMMKTPVEMQEFFHIQIENNKINSFYTEMALFVCKKSPTLKR, from the coding sequence ATGAGTAAAGAAGAACTTGTGAAACAACAGTTTGGTAATAATGCGGAAAAGTATGTGAAAAGTAAAATTCATGCTAAAGGACCTGATTTACAATATGTAGTTCAACAAGTTGAGTCTCGTCACAATAATCGTCTTCTTGATATTGCTACTGGCGGAGGACATGTTGCGAATGCATTAGCTCCATTGTTTCAAGAAGTAGTTGTCTTAGGCTTAACAGAAAAAATGTTAGAGAATGCGAAAAAGTTTATTATAAGCAATGGACATGAAAATGTATCTTTTGTTGCTGGAAACGCAGAAAGTTTACCGTTTGCTGATCGTTCATTTGATACGATAACATGCCGAATTGCAGCACATCATTTTACGGATCCAGCTCAGTTTATTTATGAAGTAAATCGTACGTTAGAAGATAATGGATTATTTATTTTAATAGATAATGTTTCACCGGAAAATAATGAATTTGATACATTTTATAATTTTATAGAAAAAAAGCGGGATCCGAGTCATGAACGAGCGTTGAAAAAAACAGAATGGATTACCTTGTTAGAAAGAAACAGTTTGCAAATGCAGTCGTGTCTTACTTTTGACAAGAAGTTTGAATTTGACTGGTGGTGCGATATGATGGATGTATCGTTGCAGAAACGTATGAAGTTAACAGAATGTATGATGAAAACACCAGTTGAAATGCAAGAATTCTTTCATATTCAAATTGAAAATAATAAAATAAACTCGTTTTATACTGAAATGGCCCTGTTTGTATGTAAAAAAAGCCCGACATTAAAAAGATAA
- a CDS encoding DUF3970 family protein — protein sequence MIRVRIEGTEEEMLEFMEKMPDIPGFEKTHMREPRKGNNPKYDSSKNVLAYLSYKKIQVANK from the coding sequence ATGATTCGCGTACGTATTGAAGGAACTGAAGAAGAAATGCTTGAATTTATGGAGAAAATGCCGGACATTCCTGGATTTGAAAAAACACATATGAGAGAACCGAGAAAAGGGAATAATCCAAAATACGATTCAAGTAAGAATGTATTAGCATATTTATCATATAAAAAGATCCAAGTCGCCAATAAATAG
- a CDS encoding nucleoside hydrolase has protein sequence MRVVNKKIIFFGDFGIDDAVALIYANKTCKLDIIGIVAEYGNVSREIVTENVYFLERYYATEVKIIEGAARPMTAEEPLFFPEIHGEYGLGPIIPPNMRICKRENFCELIKLIEPCPEDIIIVATGRLTTLATLFLLYPNVMDKICSYYIMGGAFLFPGNVTPVSEANFYGDPIAANIVMKYAKNATIFPLNVTQEALITPEMVDIINKEGTGQAKLIKPMIDFYYENFYKKEYPGIAGSPIHDLLPFISFINDDIFEYKKSAVWISTTNDVTRGQSVADFRKIAEPTTFDNRPIQKIAVGFNYPAFKEEFMRTILKPDCP, from the coding sequence GTGAGGGTAGTTAATAAGAAAATCATCTTTTTTGGAGACTTTGGTATTGACGATGCGGTGGCTTTAATATATGCAAATAAAACATGTAAATTAGATATTATAGGTATTGTTGCTGAATATGGAAATGTATCGCGAGAAATCGTAACGGAAAATGTGTATTTTTTAGAAAGATACTATGCTACAGAAGTAAAAATCATTGAGGGTGCAGCGAGGCCGATGACTGCTGAAGAACCTTTGTTCTTTCCTGAAATCCATGGGGAGTACGGCCTAGGCCCAATTATTCCACCTAATATGAGGATTTGTAAACGGGAAAACTTTTGTGAATTAATTAAATTAATTGAACCTTGTCCAGAAGATATTATTATCGTAGCGACAGGACGTTTAACAACTTTGGCGACGTTATTTTTATTATATCCAAATGTAATGGATAAGATATGTTCTTATTATATTATGGGTGGTGCATTTTTATTTCCTGGTAACGTTACTCCTGTATCAGAAGCAAATTTTTATGGAGATCCGATTGCCGCAAATATTGTAATGAAATATGCAAAGAATGCGACTATTTTTCCGTTAAATGTAACGCAAGAAGCCCTCATTACTCCTGAAATGGTGGATATTATTAATAAAGAAGGAACAGGACAGGCAAAACTTATTAAACCGATGATCGATTTTTATTATGAGAACTTTTATAAAAAAGAATACCCGGGTATTGCTGGAAGTCCGATTCATGATTTACTTCCGTTCATTTCCTTTATTAATGATGATATTTTTGAATATAAAAAGTCAGCAGTTTGGATCAGTACGACAAATGACGTAACTAGAGGACAAAGTGTGGCAGACTTTAGAAAAATAGCTGAGCCAACAACATTTGATAATAGGCCTATTCAAAAAATTGCAGTTGGTTTTAACTATCCTGCATTTAAAGAAGAGTTTATGCGGACAATATTAAAGCCTGACTGTCCTTAA